A window from Cryptomeria japonica chromosome 1, Sugi_1.0, whole genome shotgun sequence encodes these proteins:
- the LOC131039780 gene encoding uncharacterized protein LOC131039780 yields the protein MAGLLSKRSREDEPLQGSSPKRFHAEQQILYLLEEDESFEGECVESEEVVDGVRGTVEEEIEEVVNGRRNSEEEIDEVVNGVMRSLEEEIGLTCSSSFFEGSGGSSGLSTDNLMAPDMNNCCGIDVGYLLGASDDELGLPPSPLLNSDEQPGSPSLNESCASCLDFPQNAELKSFLGNWQFEDDFVDYTQLSEDAEATAWDIFSPGAFIDGDYSVACRLESAGGIY from the coding sequence ATGGCTGGCCTGCTGAGTAAACGCAGTCGAGAGGATGAGCCTTTGCAGGGTTCTTCTCCTAAGCGTTTTCACGCAGAGCAGCAAATCTTGTATTTGCTGGAAGAGGATGAAAGCTTTGAAGGAGAGTGCGTTGAGAGTGAGGAGGTCGTTGATGGAGTCAGGGGAACGGTGGAGGAAGAAATAGAGGAGGTTGTAAATGGAAGGAGAAATTCTGAGGAAGAAATTGATGAGGTTGTTAATGGAGTTATGAGAAGTCTCGAGGAAGAAATTGGCTTGACATGTTCTTCGTCTTTTTTTGAGGGTTCCGGTGGCTCCTCTGGTCTCAGCACTGATAATTTAATGGCACCTGATATGAATAATTGCTGCGGGATTGATGTAGGATATCTTTTGGGAGCTTCTGATGATGAGCTTGGCCTACCTCCCAGTCCTCTTTTAAATTCAGACGAACAGCCCGGTTCTCCTTCTTTAAATGAAAGCTGTGCTTCTTGTCTGGATTTCCCCCAAAATGCAGAGCTGAAGAGCTTTCTTGGCAACTGGCAGTTCGAGGATGATTTTGTGGACTACACGCAACTTTCTGAAGATGCCGAAGCTACCGCCTGGGATATCTTTAGCCCAGGGGCGTTCATTGATGGCGATTATTCTGTGGCATGTAGACTGGAATCTGCCGGTGGCATTTATTGA